Part of the Diabrotica virgifera virgifera chromosome 6, PGI_DIABVI_V3a genome, CTGCGCGTTGTTAATCGgtcaattttgaaattttgactaaaagataggttatgtgtaggtttactattgtttacttcatgtgtgtatgttgtgtattgttttcgtgctgaaattactcgtaaatttatttaataagtaCTAAAATAAGaattagaaaatctacggtttcgttttgattaaaatctgtcttccttcatcccccgatagtactatttctaggtctacctgttttcaaggaggctctgaggaagacagatttttaccatcacggccgtagattctcgatataaattaaaataatttatatcgcagtatggttagaacgccctctaacggggaataagcgaaatgagtTTCATTTCGTTTATTTAATAAGTGTTATCATGGATATCAACGATGTGCGCactcattttaataattatataaacttaATAGTCAAGTCAAAACGTGAtgacaataaatcatttttaaactgtGACGAATACAATACCGAATAATAGTGAAATTAAAGAAGCgaaaaatattttgagaacaccgggtgctaaaaaaacaataaagcactaTAGAATGAAATTCAAtgatcaagccagctcccgccagccacctgcctcttgaaagtttaaacatttgtgaaataaatatttttctgattcatgacagcagtaaaatgtattttgaattaaataaattacatacattcttctttttttgttaaataatttaatttaattttttttggacaccctttataattaattatgtaagtgtttctgttactgaatagagaattgaataacctttcaaatgaggtagcacacgccccctattgttatttaaaaaaatcatcgattacgtcatcacgcccagatggatgacgtcaccagtatgccatatatgccaaaatatcataatttaaaaataaaaatcgacctgtttcgggatttgtcCTTAAaattgccggtttacgaaataacaaatttattcctttcatttgcacaaTGTATTCATTATGCATGTATTCATATAcattccttgtttgtatttatgaatatgttacccacattatgataaataaagacgttttccacctacctctaccgaaagtatacttttccggacctgattgtagggagcaaagttgtacttttcctccctagggaggaaaatatttttcctccctagggaggaaaagtaaaagtgacgtcattcatgaaatataacttattgacgccctgtacaatatctattttctattacgtaagtatctatacatttaacgtttatttataaaacagaattattttgcagaatggtaaaaaacagtaaattgttattttgatttaacaatgtttacattaataatttgacttatatttgacagttgacagttatattgtacctacttgctagttttagttctaataaattttgttggttagttacataaataaattaagtaaaaataaaaaaatgacttgttatttgaggaaggtggaaaaaccatatgtataacatgggagtaaagtgccttttcctcccttgaatgattactgccctccgctacgcgtcgggcagtaaacttcattctcgggaggaaaagtagcactttcctcccttgttatacaaatagctatttatttGTTTGtaataactacttatatttctgcaactacttTCAGGAACATATTAgcatctcattttaaacacttattgacttacaccgattgggttctgaggcatcgatttatcaacattggccatttgcttctggccactgtcgttattgaccggttattgatgaaaaatccaattttacgttaagtttttacaacattggccaatatttaaggttattgtcgttaatggccgggcattgtcgttaataaccaaggaaaatggacattcacgacaatgcccggccattaacgtcaatatccaatttacatcattgaccgtaacatatacattgtaaattatgatgtGTATCTATAATGTACTCTATAATGTACTAATAGTAGCACTTAACGTGTCTTGGtgtatttatttctactgcatcttgattataaatttagtatagtattaATTATTTTGTTGTATTTCTAGGTACACTCTTTGCAATATCAGATGGTATGACCTATGGCTGGAGTGCACCATACATTCCATATCTTATTAGCGATATAAGTCACATCCAGACAACTAAACGTGAAGCCGACTTTTTAGAAACTGCATTTTTACTTGGATCGTTTTGTGGCTTACCCTTCACTGTATATCTCGTTAACAAAATTGGAAGAAAAAAGTCACTCCTCCTAGCGTCATTCGTTGTATTACTAGCATGGTTAGCAATAGGATTAGGGAACCAGATGGTGTATATTTTTGTGGCCAGATTCTTTTGTGGAATGTCGGGAAATATGGCATTCGTAGCAGCACCATGTTTTATTGCTGAAATAGCAGATCCTCAAATAAGAGGATTTTTGTCAAGTATTATTTATGTCATGATGTTATTAGGTTGTTTAATAGTGTATTCAGTAGGACCTTTCTTACCTTTTTACGTCCCGTGTATAATAGGGGGCACTGTAGCTATTATTGAAATTTTGGTGTTTTCTAGAGTACCAGAAAGTGCGCTTTACCTTCTTTCTAAAGACAAACCTGAAGCTGCCTTACAGTCTATAAAATTTTACAAACCTTATATTGATCCCATAAAAGAATTAGAACAAATTTCAAAGTCAATAGAGGAGCAGAGACACGAGAAAGGAAGATTTTTAGATTTGTTTGTAGTACCCAGCAATAGAAAGGGAATACTAATTATGACAGTGTTAAATGCTGGTCAACATCTTTGCGCTTATTCAGTTATTTTAATGAACTTACATCTAATTCTTGAAAATGCTGGTACTAATTATATGAATAGTGCTCATGCTGCTATATTATTTGCTGCATTAATGCTGATCTCAGTCATATTTGCTTCATTTCAAATTGATAAGTATGGTCGAAAagttttacttattttttctagTATATTAACCGCTGTTTGTCTTTTGAGTATTGCTGTCTATTTTAATCTAAAAATAATTGGATTTAATGTTATAAGTTTTAGTTGGATACCAATTGTTTCTATCATGATTTACGCTGTAGTTTTTAAAGTGGGCGTTGGAATTGTACCCATCGTTATAACTGCAGAAATATTCCCAAATAACCTTAAAGCTCTTGGCATGACATTGTCAGATGCCATGTTTATAACTGGAGGATTGGTCGCCGTTAACTTGTATCAGTTTTTGACAGAGTATATTGGAATGCATGTTCCGTTTTACATTTTTGGCGGATTTGCGATGTATATTACattttacacaatattttttgtGCCTGAAACAAAAGGAAAAACTTTAGAAGAGATTCAATTTATTTTGAAAGGAAGGAATCCAAACGTTATGGAAACAGTGGAAAACGGAAGTACAGCAACTCATAATAGTGCTGGTTATTCTCATCTatgaaataaatcaaaaaggtaaacaatacaaaaatagggtacaaatgtaaaaaatggtaacttttatagcgaaaaaattatatatttaattCACAATAGACCAAAGAACatttagaaaaaactttaaaacagCATGATATCAGCTAAATAAGAATGCTGAGATTgtataattgtaataattatatatgtataaacagaaaaataatcataataactAAGAATATTAGAATAGGAAATacaatatataaataaacttatttattttaattttccaattaaAGATAATATTGTtcatcttatttatttatttactttacacATTAATCTAATTAGAAATAGAAGTGAAATATGTTGGGATCCTGGTTTATACACTAAGAGGCAAAATTaacggaacaccttaaaaatgggacatgttagatatatctcgaatttcctaaacgtgTTGACTGATGTTATAGCCTtataatttaagaaaatcgatgtaataatattgatgctagacaggtacattgccattatataccgggtgtaacaatcatacagTGTTTGTTCCTTAAAGTTCAAAACaccatgtggaatattctagtatatataaaatattgaaattaaaactcaattatagccttaggcttttttaacatttcgttttttgtttcattcgcttatattctataataaaagagatatgcACTTTAACATTACAAATGAGGTGTGCTATTTGGcgagcaagcaagcaatttgattcaacccgacctgtgggagatgtccaccctttcgaaaaaagtacattcgggtgtaacaaattcgttggggcgaggtgttttaaCCCGAGTttaaaaacagggatcaccccacctcgctccaatgccccaggccatccctttcccccccatagcacgctgatgcgcgatgggggcacaactatcgtagccaaatgctcttcaaaatggaatcctgggtaataagattccaatgtggtgccctaatcgaatgcaaaagctAGGctagcgtgatgcgctctatgctcATCTTCTTacttacttatccgcggaactagGGGCCGGAGCTGCCCGATGTAGATTCAAAagaactacaccttgcagtgtcgatACCCTTACGGAGGCACTGTAGAAATCCCGTAGcgggctcacgtcgagcccgCTTTACTTTTTCTGCTAACCGATTCTCTAGCTGTGTGCTATTTGGCCTTTATCAATAGCATTCCAAATCACAGGCGTAGCCAGGTTTTAGTTTCGGAGGGGGTTCAAAAAAGTAAAACGACTAAAACTACATAAAATAACCTTTATATATATtcataattaaaatttgaaatatgtTAATATCTTAACTTTTGGGGGGGGGGTTTGAACCCCAAAACCCTCCCCTAGCTACGCCCGTGTTCCAAATCccgagagctactgtttctaccttttgtaaggttcttcttcttctttaagttccatcttctatcgaaagttggaaatcatcatggcaatgcggactcTGTTGACTACCGCTCTAACtagcattcgaaccattcccgtaagttcttaggccaggatattcttcgtcttcccacattttcGCTTTCCTATAGGTGGCAAAtgctgtcgtagtcttctgccaattatgtaTAGTTATGTCCCACAAATGTTCGATCGTTTTAAGATTTGGACTATGCGATGGCCAATTCAAATTCCGAAGATATACATGTTGTAAATATTCAGTACAGTTCATGAACATGAGGTCatgcattagcaaaaaattgttaccaatataaggagccgatagcaGGGTAGCTAAGTCCTTCACTATGTGAGATCACTGCTTGAACACACTCATCGCGGGTCAAATTCCAtgtagcgcgttccatttccaccaaacaacaaaaaaaactagagacttaattgaaactttaaagaataaatctactaattttcacaacaaaccagacactttttgactgttaacaatttAACATATATTAAACTCTTAAAttctcatagcctactttagACTTGTTTATTAAACTAGGCAGAAAATggggatttattgataaaaaacctggctagttgttaacgtatctatcttttttattatccaacataagcaaacgaatcaaaaaagaaaatgttgcTATAGCCTAAGGCTACacttaagttttaatttcaatattttatatatgctagaatattctacagggtgttccgaaccCTAAGGCAGTGTGTAACGATTAGTTATTACCATCgttactaaaatatttattccaaTAGGAACTAGGTATGCAACCAACTTTACTGACACTTGTATTGAAAGTTGCAGTTGATCGACGACAAAGTTGGTAACTTTTGGGGAATTCGGAATCTAGAAGTTGGTTTGTGTGTCGATACGGTTTCCGGCTGACGTGATTGTCATTGCAGAAGGGGCTGTTCGTCACTTCAATCTCGGCTTTTGTTGAAACCACAAACCAATCTCACCAGTGGCCATTATAAAGAATATAAGATTTTGGTTGAAATGTTTTAATAGAATATTAGTTTACGTGAGAAGGAGTTGTTTTGTTCTTGGTTGTTAAGTGTTTTGGGAAAGAAGAGTTTTTGTTTTCCAGTACCTTTTTTTTGAAGAGTAATGGGTATGTATTAaagaaatgatgttttttccttaaataaaaaataacccgtttattcattctcaatatcttacatatattatctttaaaTGAATTGTTATTCTTCAATCGTCAGATTTGCAATATTTCAATACCATCGCACTTATTTTTCTACAGAGAAAAGAATTCTTTCTGACTATATACTTCCAGTTCAAAATCAGTTTGAAATCAATGACCATTCTCATTCTCTCCTTTATGTAACTCCTTAAAGTAATCTTGATTACCAGATTCATATTTACTTGTTCAAATACTtccttatattcgtttaaaaaggctCTTTCCAGTCAAGGATAATCAAGGTCAATGGCATTTCAAGCATGTACATCAAACTtcattttttacttagatttttTCTCTGTCTAGTTCTGATAAGGTGGTACACCTATTTTGCAGAGGCCCTGTTTCTTGTGTGATCAAGGCAATCAGCTGATcaaggtttgtttttttttagccACTGGTGGAGACCAAGATTAAGTCCTAGGTTTTAGAAATGGAATCGACAATCGTTTTGGGTTCTTTTGGCATTGGATGgattttagtttttgtttttttttggagaTAGATAGTTTTCCCGGTGCTAGGAAGTACCTCCTTGTCGCACCTCATTTACGTACCTTTTGGTTGGTGAGAAGTACTCCCCCTAAGGTAGGGAAAACCGGAAGATACCTTACTTGGCTCTCCCTGTATCAACTTAACCGGAGTTTGGAGCAGCCACAGGCCTACTTTTTGTAGAAGCGACAGGTTtttattactaaaatttatatcttcaattcttttacataatttttttcaactttaacattctttaataacataaataaccttaataatcatataaatttatttttctaaaatctattcactttatcatattcaatatttttcttttaacaaattttatgtcattttcattattgtatcttttatttaaaatagtccAGAGATCATAACCTATCTGGTAAGATAATGTGCAAAATATTACctctttaatattatttattgcatAAGTATTGTCCGGTTTGTCATTCCGATCAGATGCGGGATTGTCAACCAATGTTGTAATACTCCTTAATAATAAGTTTTGTACATGCATATTTAGATCAACTAACTGTCTTGGTATAATAAATTtaatacatttttctttttctacTGTAATATCTGTGTTATAGACAGGagcgtactagcctagtacgtcaggtggttagctagtttgtataaattgtatataggggttataggtattttttttcattaaacttgttggttgtacatacttatatgttttattatcctaccattttaatagtattagttaggtacagcaatacAAGTCACTCGGCAAAGAATTCATTCAATTCTTCCCTGGCGCCCTCATACGTTCTAAGTAATATCTTCCCGGTCAGTATTCCCCTTCTTTTCATCCCTTcttatttctaatttattttctatAACACTTCAGTACTTCATTAGGTATTGTCTTATCTCGGGTGTGCAAATTCGGCCTAACCCTATCCTGAGTCCCACTTATCAAGTCTCTTGAATTACCAGCTGGCCTATTTCCGAAAGACTTAAGTCATTTATTAAGCTACCCCATTCAAACAGAAAACCATTCGTTACAAGTGGCGGATCCAGCAGGACCCAGCATCGTCAAGAGGGGGGGGGGGGCGATTGactaaatttctatgaaaaataaataaataaatgaatgcttttataatctttatatacAATTTGGTTTGAGAGGGGGCCCATCGCCCACATTGCCCTCACCTAAATCCGCCACTGCCCTAAGGAAAAGCAGAGTATGATTTTTAcatccggtataaaatgacatttacctgtctagcaacaatattattacaccgattttcataaaaaataaggcgataacatactaaaaaaatcactcaaatcggacaacaggtttaggaaattcgagacatctaaaaTGTCCCCTTAATTGTAATATATAATACAGCAATTACTCCTAAAAATTGACTGAAATCGACCATTATATCGCATCGTCTAAGAAACCAAATGCAAATAAATGCCAAGAGCatcaaacaataacataataatgtacttataaaaaaccgaaacatatataaaaaaatatataaaaatataatacttgAGAAAGAGATTAGCCACAAACcgatttggatttagaaatgtgATGGACATGAGATAATCACTCTATCATAAACAtacttcattatttggatatcaATCAACCAGTAGGTATGCCTATGTTTCTCAGCATACAACAAAGTTTTTGATAAAGTTAGACCCAGCCGACTTGTCCAATTATTATTCGACACGAAAAACTTGGACACGACGGGCATCCCAATTATTAACAACCTCTATTACACACAGAAAGCTTGTAAATTATTAAATGAAGGAAGTGAAGTGTCATATGAGATGGATATTAAAATGGGTGTCAGACACGGATGTGTACTGTCACATCTCCTGTTCAATTTGTAGTCAGAAGAGATAATTAAGGAAGTAATGGAGAAATTAAAAGCACACATAAAATGTAAATTGACGGTCTATTAACACTATAAGCTTTGCAGCTGATACAGTCCTAATATATGTAAGTTTATGGGATCTGCGACAAATGGTCGAAGAGTACTACACGTCAAAACATAGCGGATTATCCCTAAATATAAGAAAGGAACAATTTATATGGTTATCATAAAGGAACAATAATCTCATTTGAAGGGCCTTGTGAGTTTAACAATAGAAGGTGAACAAataaagtccaaaaatataaatatctgggagctataacattaacaaaaataatgactgtaatgcctcctctacacatcggcagatgCGTTCGCGGATGTATCATAACAACTTGATTACACATCTGAAAGTCTTTCAGTCTTGGCACTAAAATCCTTTGATCTGTGGTGGAAAAACCGACAAGTATCGGGTGTGTTGCAGATGCGTCTGACGACgtgatatataatattatattatacatccgcagacgcgtctgcCGGTGTGTAGCGGAGGCATAAGCTAGAAGTAAGGTCAAGCATGAGACATACATGAAGTACACTCAACAAAACGAAGAAAGTTCTGTATAGTAGAGACATGAAAATATATTTAAAGATAAGATTATTACGGTGAtatctttttctgttttattatattgtatAGAAGCCCGAACACTAAAGAAATCTATTACNNNNNNNNNNNNNNNNNNNNNNNNNNNNNNNNNNNNNNNNNNNNNNNNNNNNNNNNNNNNNNNNNNNNNNNNNNNNNNNNNNNNNNNNNNNNNNNNNNNNNNNNNNNNNNNNNNNNNNNNNNNNNNNNNNNNNNNNNNNNNNNNNNNNNNNNNNNNNNNNNNNNNNNNNNNNNNNNNNNNNNNNNNNNNNNNNNNNNNNNNNNNNNNNNNNNNNNNNNNNNNNNNNNNNNNNNNNNNNNNNNNNNNNNNNNNNNNNNNNNNNNNNNNNNNNNNNNNNNNNNNNNNNNNNNNNNNNNNNNNNNNNNNNNNNNNNNNNNNNNNNNNNNNNNNNNNNNNNNNNNNNNNNNNNNNNNNNNNNNNNNNNNNNNNNNNNNNNNNNNNNNNNNNNNNNNNNNNNNNNNNNNNNNNNNNNNNNNNNNNNNNNNNNNNNNNNNNNNNNNNNNNNNNNNNNNNNNNNNNNNNNNNNNNNNNNNNNNNNNNNNNNNNNNNNNNNNNNNNNNGAAAGTGAGGAAGACAACGTACCTACTAGCTTTAATTGAATAATCTGAGTGTGTGATTTAGATGTAGCCCATTTAATTATTTAGAGCAGTAACATCCAAGATGCTTATTGCAAGCCTACTGGAAGGAAAGGGTACGTAAAGAAGAATCTaatttttagaagttttaaagCAAGTACCATTTTGGTTCCGTAGAGTTTTGGTTTTGGGGTTTTGGTACCGTAAATGTTAATATAACCGTTTAACCTAATTTTTCAGGAGAGCATTTTGAAAGTTTGAATTACGTTTTGCCAACTCAAAAACGAAAAGTAATCAACATAAGAAATCAAGTACTAGATTTCTAATACTATACTAATACAAGACATTAACATATTATCAAGTTGCCTAATAAGTAAAAAGCGGACATACATATTGTCATTCTCATGTCAGCATAGACATACCAAACAATACACACTTGAAGGAATGTTACTAAATAATATATCAAGCAAATAATCGTACATATCAAAAATTCGGACATAATCAACCTATGCCAAAACACTACAGATattaatatgttaaaaaaaagtaaatttttgtGATGCTTTTCGACATTTCCCGAAGTGGCATAATTTTTACCAATAAAAGCACTTATATCGAACAAAGAGCTGTTGTAATTCGTCCCCATAGAAGTTTTCCGCGTTATTTAAGAAACCTTGCAAGAAGACCGTTTTGATGCTAAAGTTGTAATTATGGTGCTAACCTGCGAGATGCTTTTTTAGTTGTTGAAACACTTGATAGTCACTTCTAGTAGCAGCTATATGATCGTTGATTAGATTGTTCTTAGCCAAATAATGTGGCTGAGAACAATCCTGACCTCTCATCATGAATTTGAAAGCTCTAACCCATTTGAACGTCATTACGTTAATTTTTTGTCCGTACACTTCACAAAGCTGTACCAGAATTTTAACTGTTTGCAATCCTTTGGTGCTAAGAAAACCAATTAACAGCGAATATTTCACGAATGCTTGGGTCGCCAAATTGACAGGGACATTCAATATAAAAGCAAATATATgtatactcgtaataagtaaacaacagaatataaaaTCGTCTATatatattaggggagtgcaattggaacgaaaatatgcattgtttcggaaaaattcaaacaagcttatatatttttctaaaaccttttttgttagtttatatacatgtttaagtaaaaagttctactcgcagatttggccgctaattgtttattaattgtttaaacaataacaattgttttgtataaataatgttaaatatatcgttgaattcatcattttactttgatctaatatgtttttattttatttttgattatgctgaatccgaatatggcattacaatttgaaaattcttatacagaagctctcatacagtatgtctgcgtagctatgaaccatatgggaaacttttttattattaattttacgaaaaaatgttattctccataaaatgctctgaatagtctaaaatctaaaactcaaccatcagaaattttatcaactttatacgagttatgtcaaaaatatgaatttcgttaaagagtaaagtacctttatatcccagaatatcaaaaaatgctattatgaaaagttgaaattaaaaaatatgttttaatatacaattacatcattctaataaaaaaaaaatttattttttctcaaattacggatactcatcatcattttattacaattatgataactattttattatcaattttacaaaaaaagttattcttcataaaatgctctaacTGGTCTAAAatataagatacaaccatcaggtatcaaacatttttaattttatacgaggtatgtaaaaaattgaatttttcttaagagttaagtgcctttattattcacaatattttagttaaaaggatgtaattgaacactaaaacaatttttttaattccaaacaacttttcttaataacaattttcgatattgtgaaatttaacgatattttactcttgagtgaaattcatattttttgacatacctcgtataaaattcattaaatttgatatttgatgattgcatcttagattttatacGATGCAggatattttataaagaataactttttttcgtaaaactgataataaaacagttatcaataggtttcaagtt contains:
- the LOC114336489 gene encoding facilitated trehalose transporter Tret1-like, which translates into the protein MENNGLIHLIKNTYPQIIAAVSGTLFAISDGMTYGWSAPYIPYLISDISHIQTTKREADFLETAFLLGSFCGLPFTVYLVNKIGRKKSLLLASFVVLLAWLAIGLGNQMVYIFVARFFCGMSGNMAFVAAPCFIAEIADPQIRGFLSSIIYVMMLLGCLIVYSVGPFLPFYVPCIIGGTVAIIEILVFSRVPESALYLLSKDKPEAALQSIKFYKPYIDPIKELEQISKSIEEQRHEKGRFLDLFVVPSNRKGILIMTVLNAGQHLCAYSVILMNLHLILENAGTNYMNSAHAAILFAALMLISVIFASFQIDKYGRKVLLIFSSILTAVCLLSIAVYFNLKIIGFNVISFSWIPIVSIMIYAVVFKVGVGIVPIVITAEIFPNNLKALGMTLSDAMFITGGLVAVNLYQFLTEYIGMHVPFYIFGGFAMYITFYTIFFVPETKGKTLEEIQFILKGRNPNVMETVENGSTATHNSAGYSHL